tttgtcaaactagtttgatagtgtagacagagcttggtGCAATTTAAGTCTCTTTGTtccaatatatttttgttcttatAGCACTGTGAGACTGTGAGGCATAGTCTGTGAGCATTTTAAAAGCACTTTATAAATGCTCagtgttataattattattattattattataaataaataattctaataatttcttttttaaggATTTAACGAAAATTGTTGGACAATCAACTGCCAGCCATATTTATGAATTCTTTAATAAAAAAGACAAGACCTGAAAACAAAGATAAACATTTAGTATGGCATGTTTGGTATAAAATAAATGGATACCTGAGGCAGTATGCCGACAAATCATGAGGaagatatttaaataaatatattgaatcATCAGTATTAAGATTTTGTTAAGAGGTGATGACAACTTTGTAAAACTGTAAGACAAActaaaacattataatatttaatatttatattaatgcaaaatatttaatatacagtatgttgaataaaaaaacatttttaaaacttccTATTTAAGTAGtgcataaaaaatataaattgtcaGTAGAATATTATGTAtaatattgtacagtactgtactaaaatttaaagctttgtcaaactactttgacaacaAAAAAGCATGTTAGAAACCAAAAACCACgtaaaaaaattgaaacataATTGGGAtggttatttataattttctggCAATTTTTCGGTTTGAAACAACAAAACTTAGTTGACGTCTGGACATAAGCGACTAACCTTAGCGATGGCATACAATAATCGTCTCGAGCAGAAACCTCAGTTAGAAAACTGTTTTCCTGGACCATCAGGTAATATTTAGAGTGTTTTATtgtacattatataataatgattctATATATTTAAGATAAATGTAGAATTTGTGCTAATTAATAAGCAAAAAGAGGTTAATTTACTCAGTTAGGCTAGGCCCACGTTTACTTTTCTGTATTTTAAATCCAGGCAAGTAAAAACAGCGGAGCAGAGTCTCTCCGGACGGCCGGGAGATCTCGCCAACAATGGCCTAAATTTGCATATGTAGGCCTGTCTAGAAAGTTGAGTAAATCTAAAATTAACAgcctatattattttattgacagATAAAACGATAATGATATGATTGAAAAATGTAAGCCCTGTGTTTGTATGTAGGCCCTGTgtttgtatgtaggcctagtatgGTCACTAAACTAAGAAAAcggaattaattaaataaacaattcaatGTTTTTGCAATTAAAAGCAGTTTTTGACGCGTGTGTGTATACTAGTCTATATTCTatctattaaattataaattattcattctTTTTATAATTCTTTTTTATCATTCATATCTATCGTTGGAcatattgattaaataaattaattgattttagGAGAAGATGCAGAATATATGGACTTCCAAGAAGAAGACCTTGCCAAGTCTGTGTAAGTACTAAAAATGTGTGATAACGATTTTATTAGAGAAAACCATGGGGTTACTCCATGAGATAActaaaaaaagtagaaaaagatatttttaaaaatatatttaaaaatgaatttaatttttttttattaacagatcCAGTATTGCAGACACAAAGTTTGATATAACCATTGGACATATAGAGGATATCATAATGGGTAAGTCTGGGACAATGGAACCATATGATTGTCCTTATGTAATAAATTGATGGATCTTGGGGGTCTCTCAGGGTTGCATAAAGTGTCatacaattgacatgtgcaTAATGTCTGAGGTTATCTAACTGGCGATTACAACTCCATAATATAAAGGCTACTTAACTGGCCGACGGTAACACTGTAGACGTTatgtatatactttttttatattttagatgATACATTTCAATTACTTCAACGAGATTTTATGGAAAAACATTACAAAGAATTTGAAGACACTGAAGAAAACAAGCTAATCTACacagaaatatttaataattatgcaagtttaaatttgattttccGAATAAAAACCAGATCtttgaaaatattataaatgttttaagtaACTTTCAATGTATCACTTTTAAAATTTTCATAAAATAGACAGTCAACTGTAAATGTAATGTAGTATTTTCTATTGATACAGTTGTCTGAATTAAAGAGCAATCTTGTCAATAGACAAAGGGATATAGAAATATGGTTTGTTGACTGTACTGATAGCCACTTTCCTTGAAAATTTAGTAAACTCCATTTGTTTTACTAGGTCACCTTGCTGAACaaacatattgaaaatgaaCTAACCTCaagaataccagacttttccaTGGAAGACTTTGCACAACAATTACAGTAAGTTTCTAATACTACATATAACAAAAAGAGGTGTGTagtaaatgaaaacaaacaaacatttattgTGTGCTACAGTAGAATTAATATCAGGGTATGTAGAAAAAGAGACACTTCTAAAATGTTGAACGAGTTGTGCTGTATAAACCAGTCTCGTaagtaaataaaatttatatattataataatagaatacataaaatgtattatttatatccatattgcttaaatatttttttcccgTTTTATAGAAAGAGATCGAAGAAAAAACAGTTGGAAGGCGAGATATTTGAAATGCTTCTAACGTTCAGTGATTTTGTATCatttaaagaaatgtttttaGATTACAAAGCAGTAAGTCGATTTtgtttttaagctctgtctacactatcaaagtttatgtgacaaaaaaatgtgatgagcccatatggacatgatgatgtcatatcactaccatatttgggcacatcacagacGAGGTCTCACTGAAACATAaagcataaataaaaaattattgttttgtttcaatTACAGGAACAAGAAGGGACTGGAATAGATCTGACATCAGGAATAATGGTCACACCATGCAAGTTTCCAGAGCCAACATCAAATTgaacttttaactttaatatttaaGTATATTGTTTATGCTACAAAAACAGTTTTATCAATACATTATCAGCAATTAAGATCAGGGTATATACAGTGTATTAcatccgattttggtaaacgtACAGTACCTTATTTTCTTGCATGAATAAGTCTGCAGATAACATGCACATGAATAACTGTACAagatggggttttttttttggggggggggggggtcctcCTCCTAAATACCAAGCCCTACCGAACAAAGTGTACTGTACTATCAATAAAGTTCTACTTTtgattgtaatactgtataaaaaattaTCAGTCAACTAATATTGCATTGATTACGACAGGAGGAAATACAATGTTGATTGaattattgaaacaaaaaaaaaagcatgaTTTTTTTTACTCTAAATATATTCTATTTCCTATATACTGGTAGGGCTTGGTGTTTAGGAGAACCTGTTTTGTAGTGTTCCACTACAGGTGTGTGGCTGATAATGTAGCCATTTCAGAATTAACTTATGTTGTTGCAATACATTCTATTGACTGTATATGTAGTAACTTTTCCaaattctttaaatttaaagttgtttaattatgtaaataaatgtgTAGTGTTAGACTATTCCTGAATTTTTACCTTGAagttgttgaaataaataattgttttgtcattaaaagtattttattatagATTATGTAATAGCTAGAAATACACCACACCAGGTTttattatttagattttattgAAAAAGCTTCTTTAGAGCAAATTCCAATCGCATTATGTACATTAAcagtaatttgtttttacaaaaatgaatatgcAAGTTGATGCATAATGGCTGGGTACCatgtaaaaacaattatattttttatctaaaGAAAGGTTTTAAggtattgtaaataatatacatgATCAATTATGTATTTTACACCTTTATTTCATGACCACCTTGTCTTTATACAGCTAAGCTAATTTACAATGACATCACCACATTATGTGCACTGGTACACATAAATTGCATGCATCATCAGTTCATGAGTACTTCTAGCTGGACTAATCTTGCATTGATATCACCTGGCATTCTGTATGGCAACATCCCCGCAAATGTAATCAGAGACTTAGCCTGGCGACGTAAATACTCCAAGTACTgtgaaaatacataaaataaaatatttgaaagtTGGTTTTAGCATAGGcagcaaattaaaaaaaaaatacacataaaacatttgtttgttactggtcaaagactgatctcctaGAGGGCCCAgttgatcagtggctgtgatttACTAGTAAGATGGTTCTACATTTTTCTAGTCCTTATCCGaggactcgttctaccaccagaaccctGGAGCAAGTAATTACGCTGTCTCGGCCACTCGCTCGATTTTAGAATATGAAGCAAATTTTTAAACAATGCAtgtttaattaatactgtacttacaGAATCTTTTCCCACGTCCATTCCTCTCTGTGGCGTCATAGAGCGAGGACTATATGATGGCTTATTTCGGTTTGTCTTGTACtttgtgtacagtatattcatGGTAGCTATGAGTACATCTGGCATGCTTCGTCTTATTTCAtctttatattgtttgaattcTGCAACTCTGTCATCTACACTTTCTGGCGTCAAAGCTACAAGTTTTAATTTCTCAATTGTCTATAAATTAAGATTAAAATTTAAGAAACACTGATAaataaagcaataaatatttaaaaaataagtttatttatgtaatttCTCTGTCCTCAGCCCATTAGATAGTCAACTTGACCGTCCAATGGGAGCCATTGTTGTCATTCACATGACCGTTTGGTCATACTACGTGCGCAAGGATGGTTATCATCATTGGACAAGAGAGACAATGGTCTGTTATGGCTACCTTTAACTTAACTAGTTTTAGCTCCAAAATGTAGAGAGTACAACAGAATTCCAACTCACAGTCAATGCTCTGTCTATATCTTTTGCATAGTAGATATCAAAGAAGGTAAATAGATCAAGAAGCAGGTAGAATGTGTCGGTTGTGGTTCTAGTGCCAGACAAACACTGCTTCGTGTACctgtaaattaaaacatatgCATAATACTTTCCATACTATCACTATTCACAATAGTATCACTAGTAGGGCTGCCTAcacataatactgtagtacCCCATGTGCACAATTGTTCCTAGTACACACGGGTGTCCTCAGTAGTCCTACTggcaacaaaaaaatgtgatatgacatcatcatgtccatatatgggcacatcactactatatttgggcatatcactaccatatttttcagttataaatataaaaaccaaTGCCTTACCTTTGTGCAATACTTATGGCCAGATTATGGAGTCTGTCCCTGTTCGAATGCATTGTAGATGGGCTAGCTACCAATGGACTTAATAATTTATTCATCAACTCTAAAACTTTCTCAGAGTTTTCTGCCAAGTCATACAACTTTACAGCATCTTCAAATAATCCTTTGTTTTCCGTATCTTTGGCTACCGTTTCGATGATTCTTTGTGTGTTATCTTGGAATTTGTCGATTGCTCCAGGCTGGCGTGATCCATCTTCTTTAACTTGCCCAAGAAGCATTTCAAACTCCCTCGTTTCGGTCACTAATTCACTGATGCATTTGGCAAATAGATTTTCTCCTTTTGAATCTGTCAgttttctgtaaaaatgtatgCAAAATTTACAATTAATATTTGGAAGAAAATTGTAGGTTTTGTCATATCATATTACTCTTTTAAAAGCCTTTCTTTTTAAACAagtttttcattaatttaaattattgccCCTTCTCATCTATCTTGATTTATGtacagcgcattgagagcttgcttataatGTGCTacataagaatgaactattattattattataatatggtagtgaatgATAATGAGATAGATATAGTACTGAAAATTATGCAACTTACCTAAGAAGGTAAAAATACTGCAATGCTTCTCTTGGATCAGTGGTTTGAAATTTAGCAGCATACAAGCTAACTAGCCTGGCATAATTTAACCGTCTTAATGGTTCATCATCAGTCGACACTTTTGTTACTAGATAGAAAAATCAACATCTTTAACACTGATTTGTAagttttttatactgtatttactttTTACTACATCAATGTCCTCAGCCCATTTGTACAGTCAACTAGACTATCCAATGGGAGCCATGTTTGTCAATCACATGACCTTTTGGTCATACTACGTGCGCAAGGATGGTTATCATCATTGGACAGATattttggtaataaataaatgttataccGTACTTACACATTTGAGCAGCAATACTTGTAGGAACATTGAGCAAACCCATTTCGTACAGCACAATAGCAATGTGTACAGCGTGTGAACTCAATGTCTCCATCCTCCACAAGAACTCAATCGCAGGTTCAAACTGAGCAGACATAAACAGCACTTTGAAATACAACATCGGATTCTGTTGTGCGTTGAAATGAACTTCCCCGTAATCTTGATATAATTGTCGTTGAAGGTCAGCAAGCGATGTCTGATCAGGGGTCGCACCGAGGTCACGATCTAGACACACCTGACTGAGTTTAAGCCAAAGGTAGTCGTCTGTTTTATCGGCTACTTCAGAGTGACTATCAGAGGGATCGCAGTTACCAAGGATACAGAAAACAATTCTAAACCaaccaacaacaacaaaaaaaccacAATTACAGTTGTTCAAAATACTATTTCAAAATGAACACCATCCAAAAGGATCAGTTTTGAGAAAGCATAGTAAAATTATTAGGCATGCTCTCAGGCCAAGATGGTCGCACATGACCTTTCTTGGGTCATGCAAAGAGTAGGTACTCTTTTTCTTGAGAAAgaatgacatcatcattgaACAAGGTCTAATACCAATATTGAGATAAGCAACCAACTCTTAGAATTGCAGAAAATGTTTTAGCTATGACGGAAGTGAACGTGCAAGTTCATTAATCTcaattattatacagatattgactgcttagaggttaaatataagatttgacatccccgagggaatatatatttcccgatgcgctatatacgatttacgatcctcgcagcggtagtcatgtgatgcagtttcaaccaatcatatCCACGGATTTATATAGGTtatgtaatataaatgtatactacATACATACCTTTTATATGGGTCAGGACTGTGGCGTACAGCTCGTCTATATTGTAACTTAATTTTCGTTTCACTGGCTGGTGACAACCTAACAAAAGATATTGTTGTAGTTTTCAGTGTGAATAAATGGCACTGTAGCTTTGTTTTTTACATACCTGTCCTATAATTCACAGGGTCTTTGGTTCAGTATAAAATCTTACCTATTTTGATCACTGTGCATATACTCTTGAAGGAAGTCTCTTATTTCTCCAACATCTTGCCTaatgaaaaacaacaaacaaatatgTCTTATTATCAAAATGCATTTGAACCTTTcataagctctatctacactatcaaatgtgatgtgcccatatatagacatgatgtcatatcactaccatatttgggcacagcacaccttttttgtcaaactagttttatagtgtagacagagctctagGCTAGAATAGTATGATATCCTGGCTTCAACATTCCAGGCAAATTATAATGTTGGCAGTTGCTGGTAATACTATATACACTATAGTACAGTATGAATTGTCTCttaatgtgtattttttttttcttattattattatataaagctctgcctacactatcaaaccttatgcaacaacaaatgtgatgtcatatccctaccatatttgggcacatcacacttttgtttttAGAGTCTAGATAAGGCTATAgacaaaaatttaaatacaacGCACTTACGATGCCCTATTAAAAGCTTGTAAAGCACCCTCTAAGTCACCGCATCTCATACAGTAGTACACCATTGGCCATAGCGGTAACCCATCAACTTCGGCATCCtacattgacattttaaaatacaaattattattttgtagtcCTTTCTATTTCCAAATGTCCATATGTGGGCAGAATTTCTGTTCCATACTATTGaa
This region of Antedon mediterranea chromosome 8, ecAntMedi1.1, whole genome shotgun sequence genomic DNA includes:
- the LOC140056333 gene encoding ADP-ribosylation factor-like protein 2-binding protein, with amino-acid sequence MAYNNRLEQKPQLENCFPGPSGEDAEYMDFQEEDLAKSVSSIADTKFDITIGHIEDIIMDDTFQLLQRDFMEKHYKEFEDTEENKLIYTEIFNNYVTLLNKHIENELTSRIPDFSMEDFAQQLQKRSKKKQLEGEIFEMLLTFSDFVSFKEMFLDYKAEQEGTGIDLTSGIMVTPCKFPEPTSN
- the LOC140056330 gene encoding nuclear pore complex protein Nup93-like, producing MMEGFDDLLQQAEQLTAGVDSGSDLPRVERNIHQIVEAGQRLWSKTAQTGQPDTANVKASILLGTKGLDVPKVSQRLETLSATRTLEPLEPIADTDIQSFLRNERENALLAVIEETKRNTFRQAEKHFWDSMQSEWESEKQRLLNALIGSGQDLLDYAPERDSAVGDSIVMSSRSGMDHVQMAYSRQMYLFNERVVQRGLPPDLLELCTSVAQQLDDKYILDIWDMVRHMTSVPLVSTSTVPENRTSPDVQTAFVNQALRYLEKNYCQYLLGYISESQHQARLGGIPGIYPLVQAFLRIKVPQGMPGLEDAEVDGLPLWPMVYYCMRCGDLEGALQAFNRASQDVGEIRDFLQEYMHSDQNRLSPASETKIKLQYRRAVRHSPDPYKRIVFCILGNCDPSDSHSEVADKTDDYLWLKLSQVCLDRDLGATPDQTSLADLQRQLYQDYGEVHFNAQQNPMLYFKVLFMSAQFEPAIEFLWRMETLSSHAVHIAIVLYEMGLLNVPTSIAAQMLTKVSTDDEPLRRLNYARLVSLYAAKFQTTDPREALQYFYLLRKLTDSKGENLFAKCISELVTETREFEMLLGQVKEDGSRQPGAIDKFQDNTQRIIETVAKDTENKGLFEDAVKLYDLAENSEKVLELMNKLLSPLVASPSTMHSNRDRLHNLAISIAQRYTKQCLSGTRTTTDTFYLLLDLFTFFDIYYAKDIDRALTTIEKLKLVALTPESVDDRVAEFKQYKDEIRRSMPDVLIATMNILYTKYKTNRNKPSYSPRSMTPQRGMDVGKDSYLEYLRRQAKSLITFAGMLPYRMPGDINARLVQLEVLMN